One genomic window of Vicugna pacos chromosome 18, VicPac4, whole genome shotgun sequence includes the following:
- the RBAK gene encoding RB-associated KRAB zinc finger protein: MNESQGPVSFKDVAVDFTQEEWQQLDSNEKTTYRDVMLENYSHLVSVGYDSTKPNVIVKLEQGEEPWTAAGELPRQAHPEVWKVDLIEGSQENGDERPGQAVDTSGRALCEEREDAYDKTCNMGTSFVPSSTISLNCVSCGKTLESASELIISDGSYARKKPDECSECGKTYHGEKLYEFHQNGEAYSQNEESIQKINILEKPFEYNKCAEALDSEAAFMTHKRAYVGEKPYVWNDSGSDFIQMSNFNVYQRSQMDLKPFECSECGKSFCKKSKFIIHQRAHTGEKPYGCNVCGKSFSQKGTLTVHRRSHLEEKPYKCNECGKTFCQKLHLTQHLRTHSGEKPYECNECGKTFCQKTHLTLHQRNHSGERPYPCTECGKSFSRKSALSDHQRTHTGEKLYKCNECGKSYYRKSTLITHQRTHTGEKPYQCSECGKFFSRVSYLTIHYRSHLEEKPYECHECGKTFNLNSAFIRHRKVHTDEKPHECSECGKFSRFSYLTDHHPAHLGEKPYECSECGKTFLENSTFSGQQSLPRGEKSYECNICGKLFSELTYYTAHYRSHSEEKPYGCNECGKTFSHNSSLFRHQRVHTGEKPYECYECGKFFSQKSYLTIHHRIHSGEKPYECSKCGKVFSRMSNLTVHYRSHSGEKPYECNECGKVFSQKSYLTVHYRTHSGEKPYECNECGKKFHHRSAFNSHQRIHKRANMNVLDVGSLL, from the exons ATGAATGAGTCCCAG GGACCAGTGTCATTCAAGGACGTGGCCGTGGACTTCACCCAGGAGGAGTGGCAGCAGCTGGACTCCAATGAGAAGACAACCTATCGGGacgtgatgctggagaactacaGCCACCTGGTCTCCGTGG GGTACGACAGCACCAAACCCAACGTGATCGTCAAGTTGGAGCAGGGAGAAGAGCCTTGGACAGCAGCCGGTGAACTCCCGCGGCAGGCTCACCCAG AAGTCTGGAAAGTTGACCTGATAGAAGGAAGCCAAGAAAATGGAGACGAACGTCCTGGGCAGGCTGTTGATACCAGTGGCAGAGCCCTGTGCGAAGAGAGAGAGGATGCATATGATAAAACCTGTAACATGGGAACAAGCTTTGTTCCTTCAAGTACAATATCTCTTAATTGTGTCTCATGTGGAAAGACTTTAGAATCTGCTTCAGAATTAATTATTAGTGATGGAAGCTATGCAAGGAAGAAACCTGATGAGTGTAGTGAATGTGGGAAGACATATCATGGAGAGAAGCTCTATGAATTTCATCAAAATGGGGAAGCCtattctcaaaatgaagaaagtaTTCAGAAAATTAATATCTTGGAGAAACCCTTTGAATATAACAAATGCGCAGAAGCCTTAGACAGTGAAGCTGCATTCATGACTCATAAGAGAGCTTACGTGGGGGAGAAGCCCTATGTGTGGAATGATTCTGGATCAGACTTCATCCAGATGTCAAATTTTAATGTATACCAGAGGTCTCAGATGGATTTGAAGCCCTTTGaatgcagtgaatgtggaaaATCTTTCTGTAAAAAGTCAAAATTCATTATACACCAGAGGgctcacacaggagagaaaccttATGGGTGTAATGTATGTGGGAAATCCTTCAGCCAAAAAGGAACCCTCACTGTACATCGGAGGTCACACCTAGAGGAGAAGCCCTATAAATGCAATGAGTGCGGGAAAACCTTCTGTCAGAAGTTACATCTCACTCAGCACCTGAGGACACACTCGGGAGAGAAGCCCTACGAATGTAACGAATGTGGGAAAACCTTCTGCCAGAAGACACATCTCACCTTACACCAGAGGAACCATTCAGGAGAGCGCCCCTACCCGTGTACCGAATGTGGGAAGTCCTTCTCCCGCAAGTCAGCCCTCAGTGACCATCAGAGGACGCACACAGGGGAGAAACTttataaatgtaatgaatgtgggaaatcctACTACCGGAAGTCTACGCTCATTACACATCAGAGAACACACACGGGAGAGAAGCCCTATCAGTGCAGCGAATGTGGGAAATTCTTCTCGCGGGTGTCATACCTCACTATACATTATAGAAGCCACTTAGAGGAGAAGCCCTATGAATGTCATGAATGTGGCAAAACCTTCAATTTAAACTCAGCCTTCATTCGGCATCGGAAAGTACACACAGATGAGAAGCCCCACgaatgcagtgaatgtgggaagtTCTCTCGGTTCTCATATCTCACTGACCATCACCCAGCTCATTTAGGAGAGAAACCCTACGAATGTAGTGAATGTGGGAAAACCTTCCTTGAAAATTCAACCTTCAGCGGGCAACAGTCACTTCCCAGAGGGGAGAAATCCTACGAATGTAACATCTGTGGAAAGTTGTTCTCTGAGTTGACGTACTATACTGCACACTACAGAAGTCATTCCGAAGAGAAGCCCTATGGATGTAACGAGTGTGGGAAAACCTTCTCCCATAATTCATCCCTCTTTAGACATCAGAGGGTGCACACAGGGGAGAAGCCCTACGAGTGTTACGAGTGCGGTAAGTTCTTCTCTCAGAAGTCTTACCTCACCATCCATCATCGAATTCATTCAGGAGAGAAGCCCTATGAATGTAGCAAGTGTGGGAAAGTCTTCTCTCGGATGTCAAACCTCACTGTGCACTATAGAAGCCATTCAGGAGAGAAGCCCtatgaatgtaatgaatgtgggaaggTCTTTTCTCAGAAGTCATACCTCACTGTGCATTACAGAACTCATTCAGGAGAGAAGCCCtatgaatgtaatgaatgtgggaaaaaATTCCACCACAGATCAGCCTTCAACAGCCATCAGAGAATTCACAAGAGAGCAAATATGAATGTACTTGATGTGGGAAGTCTCCTCTGA